In the genome of Penaeus vannamei isolate JL-2024 chromosome 26, ASM4276789v1, whole genome shotgun sequence, one region contains:
- the LOC138866599 gene encoding rhodopsin-like, with the protein MITDLFHNMGWPDRRWEVLTYAHLRELTDLANVTLLTFVAPDVHHKVHEHWHQFPVPHPLWHPVLGTLYAVIGLLALTGNGMVLWVFAMTRSLRSGTNLLTMNLALSDLLMMLTQFPVLISNCFHQSWTLGPLACEIYGFCGALFGTVSIITMALIAFDRYRAIVTPFAGVLFLYI; encoded by the exons ATGATCACGGATCTCTTCCACAACATGGGGTGGCCGGACAG ACGCTGGGAGGTGCTCACCTACGCCCATCTTCGAGAACTTACTGACCTTGCAAACGTGACCCTGTTGACCTTCGTAGCCCCCGATGTACACCATAAGGTCCACGAGCATTGGCACCAGTTCCCGGTGCCACATCCGCTCTGGCACCCAGTTCTCGGCACTCTCTACGCGGTCATAG GTCTCCTGGCGCTGACGGGCAACGGCATGGTGCTGTGGGTCTTCGCCATGACCAGGAGCCTCCGCTCGGGCACCAACCTCCTCACCATGAACCTGGCGCTCTCGGACCTCCTCATGATGCTCACACAGTTCCCGGTCCTCATCTCCAACTGCTTCCATCAGTCGTGGACGCTCGGCCCGCTGGCCTGCGAG ATCTACGGCTTCTGCGGCGCCCTCTTCGGAACCGTGTCCATCATCACCATGGCCCTCATCGCCTTCGACCGGTACCGCGCCATCGTCACGCCCTTCGCAGGTgtgttattcttatatatttga